In Sparus aurata chromosome 2, fSpaAur1.1, whole genome shotgun sequence, a single genomic region encodes these proteins:
- the LOC115569778 gene encoding uncharacterized protein LOC115569778 isoform X2 has translation MQLPVQAPLSQYNCQHTSTDRTGSEDFYLFGGGRGRDFTCLLIRERPGSELVSRVAMHHSVTPHGGKPAVERCTTCCRKFHCPLCPTGMFKPTHPSRLQRHLEVHIKNAIAFEDKKICRCNLNCRNGGHYHCPICDKTIIKRTDMEAHLKSCPIQQTSTLAAAHSKQSQDSSLSSLQPSSSAASIPLLPPTIISTSPDLLVQQDTTTCTIPSAQSIQSSTIHSSADTHMTSSSPLVSSSNPSQGPKSKLKKVEYPFGSVTRLKRNLAKHIQKKHPKKSKDVTETDHLKSICVDAKNGISAVQKGGHGFSVPIHVQNKTWGQVHKVQCELEECKQYSKMASRSGLTFAHCEHIRSLQYCTDIATEECLREEVLTEMGHLKFFGDSKKSTCIKRQKYAQEAHVPLCVEVSFEESSKHFCFSVHEPTLHYHSRLGRIFVTYNSSANTWHCPCAKPRMSCVHKNISKWHLFQTNRDVFRTEETSTSTPKKHQDTVYPPSAEVFRRLVEYIYRHKNLPADLPDDVVKPKALTDYVTELQPAETVCALCSGPVNLEKSARISRKARIITMNGVIENVSTYFRRCPVCHMTYRYQEWQDGLHNFNDHTILTLELCVYLRLNLQNNVSVSKVLNALEGLRKMTIPARETVLHAYCHFEALTSHDYSFSCVCCGYYPPVVVMDLHKKGVFNFPVSDIKDAPENFTGDVNIEEFWDSVQLEMISRGFVQSCAKNSFSVRPSFEYWGPWIGKNTRRSEMALNTEFEKATSAKSSTEAEVSMVSEDRLADELMKQKVSTVHKLCKACNLDAKGPRMDLILRLRQEMKTRHSYDKIFQKIWGASGGWSVILCPHGVVYSLKFNLRAASPRDFADLLLSWKHLPNVTVYDFAQCLATHVNLRWPTVIPFKPHEGRLAASTPQNITAAQQNKLNISLPWLTEMLQNPDKDGHPCTGSPDHYVLYDKFHEANTKDPQEVLRRINLVPELQGSLSSQVAEQLFSCMRKNNYFLNNMAPSTHVFLMRNLIHHRNNKTNAQLLEKLLQRGRASHRLQDITLDKFGQAVFGPPAPDLPTQHHPAVAGTPQQLHERPTDPNTDTNACGPHCEMITKCENVRPCRASWTFKLHPAQEQLLEHVLDTHKPADELIVKTGKSCLTRSDFWRLGLNKEMESTIGNACFEVIEKIAQSQGKNIFVADLYIVPTWRKPTLCDPLVSLPNDASSRDAIVIPVWKPGHFLLSVLKPTQREILFLDSLSAPLGFGDEEMMGLLRNLSQSLNPGNWTEKTGLQIQGFPRQTGGIDCGIFMLMNALYTTLDAPYDFSINDMPLLRQWWCIILMENFDLGSHGKRFAHWTDASKAVLRVPPDSGGDLKV, from the exons ATGCAGCTTCCGGTGCAGGCTCCACTTTCCCAGTACAACTGTCAGCACACCTCCACTGACAGGACGGGAAGTGAagacttttatttgtttggtgGGGGAAGGGGGCGTGATTTCACCTGCCTTTTAATTCGAGAGAGACCAGGGAGCGAGCTTGTGTCACGAGTAGCG ATGCATCATTCAGTTACTCCACATGGTGGAAAGCCTGCAGTGGAACGCTGCACAACATGCTGCAGAAAGTTCCACTGCCCTCTTTGTCCAACAGGCATGTTTAAACCGACCCATCCATCCAGACTTCAGCGGCATTTGGAGGTCCACATAAAAAATGCCATTGCATTTGAAG ATAAGAAGATCTGCCGCTGCAATTTGAACTGCAGGAATGGGGGACATTATCATTGTCCTATTTGTGacaaaacaattattaaaaGGACAGAC atGGAAGCACACTTAAAGTCTTGTCCCATACAACAAACTTCCACCTTAGCTGCTGCCCATTCCAAACAGAGTCAGGATTCATCCTTGTCCTCCCTGCAACCAAGTTCATCTGCTGCATCCATTCCTCTGCTTCCACCAACCATAATATCCACATCTCCAGACCTTCTTGTGCAACAAGATACAACCACATGTACGATTCCCTCTGCCCAATCAATCCAATCATCTACCATCCACTCCTCAGCAGACACACATATGACATCGTCTTCTCCTTTGGTTTCCTCTTCGAACCCTTCTCAAGGTCCAAAATCAAAACTGAAAAAGGTTGAATATCCCTTCGGTTCAGTTACTCGTTTGAAGAGAAACTTGGCCAAACACATCCAGAAGAAGCACCCCAAGAAATCAAAGGATGTAACAGAAACTGATCATTTGAAGAGTATTTGTGTGGATGCCAAAAATGGGATTTCTGCAGTCCAAAAAGGAGGGCATGGCTTTTCAGTCCCCATACATGTACAGAACAAAACCTGGGGTCAAGTACACAAGGTTCAGTGTGAGTTGGAGGAATGCAAGCAGTACTCCAAAATGGCATCACGAAGTGGATTAACTTTTGCACACTGTGAACACATCCGCTCTTTGCAGTACTGTACAGACATAGCCACAGAAGAATGCCTCAGAGAAGAAGTGTTAACAGAAATGGGGCACTTGAAATTTTTTGGTGATTCAAAAAAGTCGACCTGTATTAAAAGGCAAAAATATGCACAGGAAGCACATGTCCCTCTCTGTGTTGAGGTGTCATTTGAGGAAAGCTCAAagcacttttgtttttcagtccatGAGCCAACTTTACACTATCACAGTCGCCTCGGGAGGATCTTTGTAACATACAATTCATCAGCAAACACATGGCATTGCCCTTGTGCCAAACCAAGGATGTCATGTGTCCACAAAAACATAAGCAAATGgcatttatttcaaacaaacaggGATGTGTTCAGAACAGAAGAAACCAGCACCAGTACACCAAAAAAGCACCAAGATACTGTCTATCCACCATCAGCAGAAGTCTTCAGACGTCTTGTAGAGTATATATACAGACATAAAAATCTTCCAGCTGACCTGCCGGATGACGTTGTAAaaccaaaagcactcacagacTATGTCACAGAGTTGCAGCCAGCAGAGACAGTTTGTGCACTCTGTTCAGGACCTGTTAATCTTGAAAAGTCAGCAAGGATTTCCAGAAAAGCCAGAATAATCACCATGAATGGGGTGATTGAAA ATGTATCGACCTATTTCCGGCGATGTCCAGTGTGTCACATGACCTATAGATACCAGGAATGGCAGGACGGTCTACATAACTTCAATGACCATACTATATTGACCCTTGAACTGTGTGTATACCTGAGACTTAACCTACAG AACAACGTCTCAGTATCCAAGGTTTTAAATGCACTTGAAGGCCTAAGGAAGATGACAATTCCTGCCAGAGAAACAGTTCTGCACGCCTACTGCCACTTTGAGGCATTGACAAGCCATGATTActctttttcttgtgtttgcTGTGGCTACTATCCTCCAGTAGTTGTCATGGACCTACACAAAAAAGGAGTGTTCAACTTCCCTG TGAGTGACATTAAAGATGCCCCAGAAAACTTCACCGGTGATGTTAACATTGAAGAGTTCTGGGACTCTGTACAGCTGGAGATGATTTCTCGTGGCTTTGTCCAAA GTTGTGCAAAGAACAGCTTCAGTGTAAGACCTAGTTTTGAGTACTGGGGCCCATGGATTGGAAAGAATACACGTCGATCTGAGATGGCATTAAACACAGAATTTGAAAAAGCAACCTCTGCCAAGTCCTCCACTGAAGCTGAAGTCAGCATGGTGTCAGAGGACCGGCTGGCGGATGAGCTCATGAAGCAGAAG GTTTCAACTGTGCATAAACTGTGCAAGGCCTGTAATTTGGATGCGAAGGGACCGCGGATGGATCTGATTCTTAGACTTAGACAAGAGATGAAGACACGACACTCATACGACAAGATATTCCAGAAAATCTGGGGAGCATCTG GTGGGTGGTCAGTGATTCTCTGTCCACATGGTGTGGTGTACAGTTTGAAGTTTAATCTGCGTGCAGCATCTCCACGAGATTTTGCTGACCTCCTTCTATCCTGGAAACATCTGCCAAATGTCACTGTTTATGACTTTGCTCAGTGTCTGGCAACTCATGTCAACCTACGGTGGCCAACTGTGATACCGTTCAAGCCGCATGAAGGGAGATTGGCTGCATCGACACCACAGAACATCACAGCAGCTCAGCAAAACAAACTCAATATCTCCCTACCGTGGCTGACTGAAATGTTGCAGAATCCAGATAAAGATGGGCATCCATGCACTGGTTCCCCAGACCATTATGTCTTGTATGACAAATTCCATGAGGCCAATACCAAAGAcccacaggaagtgttgaggaGGATCAACCTGGTTCCAGAACTTCAGGGTTCTTTGAGTAGCCAGGTGGCCGAGCAACTCTTTTCATGTATGCGCAAGAACAATTACTTCCTCAATAACATGGCTCCCTCAACACACGTTTTTTTGATGAGAAACCTAATacatcacagaaacaacaaaacgaATGCGCAGCTTTTAGAAAAGCTGCTACAGAGAGGACGTGCGTCACATCGTTTGCAAGACATCACACTGGACAAATTTGGACAAGCAGTATTtg GGCCCCCAGCACCTGATTTGCCGACACAGCATCATCCTGCAGTCGCTGGAACACCTCAGCAGCTACATGAGCGCCCCACTGACCCAAACACAG ACACTAATGCTTGTGGACCACATTGTGAAATGATCACAAAATGTGAGAATGTGAGACCATGCCGAGCATCATGGACCTTCAAGCTACATCCTGCCCAAGAGCAGTTG CTTGAACATGTGTTGGACACCCACAAACCAGCAGACGAACTCATtgtaaaaacaggaaaaagttGCCTGACCCGAAGTGACTTCTGGAGGCTTGGATTGAACAAGGAAATGGAATCAACC ATAGGAAATGCGTGTTTTGAAGTCATTGAGAAAATTGCTCAATCACAG gggaaaaacatttttgtggctGACCTCTACATCGTACCAACCTGGCGAAAACCAACATTGTGTGATCCACTTGTAAGCTTACCT AATGATGCTTCAAGCAGAGATGCCATTGTCATTCCTGTGTGGAAACCTGGGCATTTCCTGCTCTCT GTTTTGAAACCAACACAGAGAGAAATCCTCTTTCTTGACTCCCTAAGTGCTCCATTAGGATTTGGTGATGAGGAGATGATGGGACTGCTGAG AAACCTTTCCCAGTCACTAAATCCTGGCAACTGGACAGAGAAAACTGGATTACAAATTCAG GGTTTTCCACGACAAACAGGCGGGATTGACTGTGGCATCTTCATGTTGATG AATGCACTTTACACCACACTGGATGCTCCATATGACTTTTCTATT AATGACATGCCACTTTTGCGACAGTGGTGGTGTATCATCCTTATGGAAAATTTTGACCTTGGAAG CCATGGAAAGCGGTTTGCCCACTGGACAGATGCATCAAAAGCCGTCCTGCGAG ttcc ACCTGACAGTGGCGGTGACCTGAAAGTgtag
- the LOC115569778 gene encoding uncharacterized protein LOC115569778 isoform X1 produces MQLPVQAPLSQYNCQHTSTDRTGSEDFYLFGGGRGRDFTCLLIRERPGSELVSRVAMHHSVTPHGGKPAVERCTTCCRKFHCPLCPTGMFKPTHPSRLQRHLEVHIKNAIAFEDKKICRCNLNCRNGGHYHCPICDKTIIKRTDMEAHLKSCPIQQTSTLAAAHSKQSQDSSLSSLQPSSSAASIPLLPPTIISTSPDLLVQQDTTTCTIPSAQSIQSSTIHSSADTHMTSSSPLVSSSNPSQGPKSKLKKVEYPFGSVTRLKRNLAKHIQKKHPKKSKDVTETDHLKSICVDAKNGISAVQKGGHGFSVPIHVQNKTWGQVHKVQCELEECKQYSKMASRSGLTFAHCEHIRSLQYCTDIATEECLREEVLTEMGHLKFFGDSKKSTCIKRQKYAQEAHVPLCVEVSFEESSKHFCFSVHEPTLHYHSRLGRIFVTYNSSANTWHCPCAKPRMSCVHKNISKWHLFQTNRDVFRTEETSTSTPKKHQDTVYPPSAEVFRRLVEYIYRHKNLPADLPDDVVKPKALTDYVTELQPAETVCALCSGPVNLEKSARISRKARIITMNGVIENVSTYFRRCPVCHMTYRYQEWQDGLHNFNDHTILTLELCVYLRLNLQNNVSVSKVLNALEGLRKMTIPARETVLHAYCHFEALTSHDYSFSCVCCGYYPPVVVMDLHKKGVFNFPVSDIKDAPENFTGDVNIEEFWDSVQLEMISRGFVQSCAKNSFSVRPSFEYWGPWIGKNTRRSEMALNTEFEKATSAKSSTEAEVSMVSEDRLADELMKQKVSTVHKLCKACNLDAKGPRMDLILRLRQEMKTRHSYDKIFQKIWGASGGWSVILCPHGVVYSLKFNLRAASPRDFADLLLSWKHLPNVTVYDFAQCLATHVNLRWPTVIPFKPHEGRLAASTPQNITAAQQNKLNISLPWLTEMLQNPDKDGHPCTGSPDHYVLYDKFHEANTKDPQEVLRRINLVPELQGSLSSQVAEQLFSCMRKNNYFLNNMAPSTHVFLMRNLIHHRNNKTNAQLLEKLLQRGRASHRLQDITLDKFGQAVFGPPAPDLPTQHHPAVAGTPQQLHERPTDPNTDTNACGPHCEMITKCENVRPCRASWTFKLHPAQEQLLEHVLDTHKPADELIVKTGKSCLTRSDFWRLGLNKEMESTIGNACFEVIEKIAQSQGKNIFVADLYIVPTWRKPTLCDPLVSLPNDASSRDAIVIPVWKPGHFLLSVLKPTQREILFLDSLSAPLGFGDEEMMGLLRNLSQSLNPGNWTEKTGLQIQGFPRQTGGIDCGIFMLMNALYTTLDAPYDFSINDMPLLRQWWCIILMENFDLGSHGKRFAHWTDASKAVLRGEVPPVFRLTKRKVDDITEVEEQQAEVSVRPADVDTPA; encoded by the exons ATGCAGCTTCCGGTGCAGGCTCCACTTTCCCAGTACAACTGTCAGCACACCTCCACTGACAGGACGGGAAGTGAagacttttatttgtttggtgGGGGAAGGGGGCGTGATTTCACCTGCCTTTTAATTCGAGAGAGACCAGGGAGCGAGCTTGTGTCACGAGTAGCG ATGCATCATTCAGTTACTCCACATGGTGGAAAGCCTGCAGTGGAACGCTGCACAACATGCTGCAGAAAGTTCCACTGCCCTCTTTGTCCAACAGGCATGTTTAAACCGACCCATCCATCCAGACTTCAGCGGCATTTGGAGGTCCACATAAAAAATGCCATTGCATTTGAAG ATAAGAAGATCTGCCGCTGCAATTTGAACTGCAGGAATGGGGGACATTATCATTGTCCTATTTGTGacaaaacaattattaaaaGGACAGAC atGGAAGCACACTTAAAGTCTTGTCCCATACAACAAACTTCCACCTTAGCTGCTGCCCATTCCAAACAGAGTCAGGATTCATCCTTGTCCTCCCTGCAACCAAGTTCATCTGCTGCATCCATTCCTCTGCTTCCACCAACCATAATATCCACATCTCCAGACCTTCTTGTGCAACAAGATACAACCACATGTACGATTCCCTCTGCCCAATCAATCCAATCATCTACCATCCACTCCTCAGCAGACACACATATGACATCGTCTTCTCCTTTGGTTTCCTCTTCGAACCCTTCTCAAGGTCCAAAATCAAAACTGAAAAAGGTTGAATATCCCTTCGGTTCAGTTACTCGTTTGAAGAGAAACTTGGCCAAACACATCCAGAAGAAGCACCCCAAGAAATCAAAGGATGTAACAGAAACTGATCATTTGAAGAGTATTTGTGTGGATGCCAAAAATGGGATTTCTGCAGTCCAAAAAGGAGGGCATGGCTTTTCAGTCCCCATACATGTACAGAACAAAACCTGGGGTCAAGTACACAAGGTTCAGTGTGAGTTGGAGGAATGCAAGCAGTACTCCAAAATGGCATCACGAAGTGGATTAACTTTTGCACACTGTGAACACATCCGCTCTTTGCAGTACTGTACAGACATAGCCACAGAAGAATGCCTCAGAGAAGAAGTGTTAACAGAAATGGGGCACTTGAAATTTTTTGGTGATTCAAAAAAGTCGACCTGTATTAAAAGGCAAAAATATGCACAGGAAGCACATGTCCCTCTCTGTGTTGAGGTGTCATTTGAGGAAAGCTCAAagcacttttgtttttcagtccatGAGCCAACTTTACACTATCACAGTCGCCTCGGGAGGATCTTTGTAACATACAATTCATCAGCAAACACATGGCATTGCCCTTGTGCCAAACCAAGGATGTCATGTGTCCACAAAAACATAAGCAAATGgcatttatttcaaacaaacaggGATGTGTTCAGAACAGAAGAAACCAGCACCAGTACACCAAAAAAGCACCAAGATACTGTCTATCCACCATCAGCAGAAGTCTTCAGACGTCTTGTAGAGTATATATACAGACATAAAAATCTTCCAGCTGACCTGCCGGATGACGTTGTAAaaccaaaagcactcacagacTATGTCACAGAGTTGCAGCCAGCAGAGACAGTTTGTGCACTCTGTTCAGGACCTGTTAATCTTGAAAAGTCAGCAAGGATTTCCAGAAAAGCCAGAATAATCACCATGAATGGGGTGATTGAAA ATGTATCGACCTATTTCCGGCGATGTCCAGTGTGTCACATGACCTATAGATACCAGGAATGGCAGGACGGTCTACATAACTTCAATGACCATACTATATTGACCCTTGAACTGTGTGTATACCTGAGACTTAACCTACAG AACAACGTCTCAGTATCCAAGGTTTTAAATGCACTTGAAGGCCTAAGGAAGATGACAATTCCTGCCAGAGAAACAGTTCTGCACGCCTACTGCCACTTTGAGGCATTGACAAGCCATGATTActctttttcttgtgtttgcTGTGGCTACTATCCTCCAGTAGTTGTCATGGACCTACACAAAAAAGGAGTGTTCAACTTCCCTG TGAGTGACATTAAAGATGCCCCAGAAAACTTCACCGGTGATGTTAACATTGAAGAGTTCTGGGACTCTGTACAGCTGGAGATGATTTCTCGTGGCTTTGTCCAAA GTTGTGCAAAGAACAGCTTCAGTGTAAGACCTAGTTTTGAGTACTGGGGCCCATGGATTGGAAAGAATACACGTCGATCTGAGATGGCATTAAACACAGAATTTGAAAAAGCAACCTCTGCCAAGTCCTCCACTGAAGCTGAAGTCAGCATGGTGTCAGAGGACCGGCTGGCGGATGAGCTCATGAAGCAGAAG GTTTCAACTGTGCATAAACTGTGCAAGGCCTGTAATTTGGATGCGAAGGGACCGCGGATGGATCTGATTCTTAGACTTAGACAAGAGATGAAGACACGACACTCATACGACAAGATATTCCAGAAAATCTGGGGAGCATCTG GTGGGTGGTCAGTGATTCTCTGTCCACATGGTGTGGTGTACAGTTTGAAGTTTAATCTGCGTGCAGCATCTCCACGAGATTTTGCTGACCTCCTTCTATCCTGGAAACATCTGCCAAATGTCACTGTTTATGACTTTGCTCAGTGTCTGGCAACTCATGTCAACCTACGGTGGCCAACTGTGATACCGTTCAAGCCGCATGAAGGGAGATTGGCTGCATCGACACCACAGAACATCACAGCAGCTCAGCAAAACAAACTCAATATCTCCCTACCGTGGCTGACTGAAATGTTGCAGAATCCAGATAAAGATGGGCATCCATGCACTGGTTCCCCAGACCATTATGTCTTGTATGACAAATTCCATGAGGCCAATACCAAAGAcccacaggaagtgttgaggaGGATCAACCTGGTTCCAGAACTTCAGGGTTCTTTGAGTAGCCAGGTGGCCGAGCAACTCTTTTCATGTATGCGCAAGAACAATTACTTCCTCAATAACATGGCTCCCTCAACACACGTTTTTTTGATGAGAAACCTAATacatcacagaaacaacaaaacgaATGCGCAGCTTTTAGAAAAGCTGCTACAGAGAGGACGTGCGTCACATCGTTTGCAAGACATCACACTGGACAAATTTGGACAAGCAGTATTtg GGCCCCCAGCACCTGATTTGCCGACACAGCATCATCCTGCAGTCGCTGGAACACCTCAGCAGCTACATGAGCGCCCCACTGACCCAAACACAG ACACTAATGCTTGTGGACCACATTGTGAAATGATCACAAAATGTGAGAATGTGAGACCATGCCGAGCATCATGGACCTTCAAGCTACATCCTGCCCAAGAGCAGTTG CTTGAACATGTGTTGGACACCCACAAACCAGCAGACGAACTCATtgtaaaaacaggaaaaagttGCCTGACCCGAAGTGACTTCTGGAGGCTTGGATTGAACAAGGAAATGGAATCAACC ATAGGAAATGCGTGTTTTGAAGTCATTGAGAAAATTGCTCAATCACAG gggaaaaacatttttgtggctGACCTCTACATCGTACCAACCTGGCGAAAACCAACATTGTGTGATCCACTTGTAAGCTTACCT AATGATGCTTCAAGCAGAGATGCCATTGTCATTCCTGTGTGGAAACCTGGGCATTTCCTGCTCTCT GTTTTGAAACCAACACAGAGAGAAATCCTCTTTCTTGACTCCCTAAGTGCTCCATTAGGATTTGGTGATGAGGAGATGATGGGACTGCTGAG AAACCTTTCCCAGTCACTAAATCCTGGCAACTGGACAGAGAAAACTGGATTACAAATTCAG GGTTTTCCACGACAAACAGGCGGGATTGACTGTGGCATCTTCATGTTGATG AATGCACTTTACACCACACTGGATGCTCCATATGACTTTTCTATT AATGACATGCCACTTTTGCGACAGTGGTGGTGTATCATCCTTATGGAAAATTTTGACCTTGGAAG CCATGGAAAGCGGTTTGCCCACTGGACAGATGCATCAAAAGCCGTCCTGCGAGGTGAGGTGCCACCAGTGTTTAGGCTGACGAAAAGGAAGGTGGATGATATTACTGAG GTAGAAGAGCAGCAGGCTGAGGTCTCAGTCAGACCTGCCGATGTGGACACACCAGCCTGA